The following coding sequences are from one Salvia hispanica cultivar TCC Black 2014 chromosome 3, UniMelb_Shisp_WGS_1.0, whole genome shotgun sequence window:
- the LOC125211175 gene encoding AAA-ATPase At2g46620-like produces MFVVNLLLICFSIFLVRWFLLRTALIYAVRKGIEWIGDRVHVHQHFKVPELNDSTHQRNLFYRRVSLYLTSLASLEDSDFTNLSAGKKSNDIVLSLDDNQTIHDDFLGARVSWLNRVERGGGGSRSFVLRIRKKDKRRILKPYLQHIHAVSDAIEERGNELRIYSHCGGRWKSILFNHPADFDAIVLDPDLKAKIRHDLENFLKSKQYYHKLGRVWKRSYLLYGQSGTGKSSFIAAAANLLSYDVYYLNLSQIADAEDLNSLLIQTTSKSLIVVEDLDRYVSDSRPNSRINSSCLLNFMDGLLNSQEERISIFTMNSKDGIDPALLRPGRIDMHIHFPLCDFASFKNLASNYLGVKEHKLFPQVEEIFQSGAAMSAAEISELMLVKRSSPSRALKSVISALQSSGGTRRSDSSASSPAPPSAAEEGGGAAWKGAMPKEFRKLYGLLRLKSCRRAGSFDQDEIGRL; encoded by the coding sequence ATGTTTGTTGTGAATCTGTTGTTGATATGCTTCTCAATTTTCCTGGTGCGCTGGTTTCTGCTTCGAACTGCTCTGATCTACGCCGTCAGGAAAGGGATTGAGTGGATCGGCGACCGAGTTCACGTTCACCAGCACTTCAAGGTCCCCGAGTTGAACGATTCGACTCACCAGCGCAACCTCTTCTACCGCCGCGTCTCGCTCTACCTCACCTCCCTCGCGTCGCTCGAGGACTCCGATTTCACCAACCTCTCCGCCGGCAAAAAGTCAAACGACATCGTTTTGTCGCTCGACGACAATCAGACGATCCACGACGATTTCCTCGGCGCGAGAGTCTCGTGGCTGAATCGAGTGGAgagaggcggcggcggaagCCGGAGCTTCGTGCTGAGGATTAGGAAGAAGGATAAGCGGAGGATTCTGAAGCCGTATCTGCAGCACATCCACGCGGTTTCCGATGCAATTGAGGAGAGAGGGAACGAATTGAGGATTTACAGCCACTGCGGCGGGAGATGGAAGTCGATTCTGTTCAATCACCCCGCCGATTTCGACGCGATCGTTCTCGATCCGGATCTGAAGGCGAAAATCCGGCACGATTTGGAGAATTTTCTGAAATCGAAACAGTACTACCACAAACTCGGCCGCGTTTGGAAGCGGAGCTATCTCCTCTACGGCCAATCCGGCACCGGAAAATCCAGCTTCATCGCCGCCGCGGCGAATCTCCTAAGCTACGACGTGTACTACCTCAATCTCTCGCAAATCGCCGATGCGGAGGATCTGAATTCGCTCCTAATTCAAACCACGAGCAAGTCTCTGATCGTCGTCGAGGATCTCGATCGTTACGTCTCCGATTCTAGGCCTAATTCGCGGATTAATTCATCCTGTTTGCTGAATTTCATGGACGGACTATTGAATTCGCAGGAGGAGCGGATTTCGATCTTCACGATGAACAGCAAGGACGGAATCGATCCGGCGCTGCTCCGGCCGGGGAGAATCGATATGCACATTCACTTCCCCCTGTGCGATTTCGCCTCTTTCAAAAACCTAGCGAGCAATTATCTCGGAGTGAAGGAGCACAAGCTGTTTCCTCAGGTGGAGGAGATTTTCCAGAGCGGCGCGGCGATGAGCGCGGCGGAGATCAGCGAGCTGATGTTGGTGAAACGCTCTTCGCCGAGCCGCGCGCTGAAATCGGTCATTTCCGCATTGCAATCGAGCGGCGGAACGCGGCGGAGCGACAGCTCGGCATCGTCGCCGGCGCCGCCGTCTGCGGCGGAGGAAGGCGGCGGTGCCGCCTGGAAGGGAGCAATGCCTAAGGAATTCCGGAAATTGTATGGGCTGTTACGGCTGAAGAGCTGCAGGAGAGCTGGATCGTTCGATCAAGATGAAATCGGACGGTTATAG